The genomic region TTCGAAAGCGCCGTGGTAGATGGCGTAATGCAGCATGGCATCATCAACCTGCCCGCGCTGCTGGTGATTGTGGCCCTCTCACTGCTGCTCATCAAAGGCACCCAGGAGTCGGCCATGTTCAACGCCGTAGTGGTGTTTCTGAAAGTGGCTATCGTGCTGGTGTTCATTGCAGTAGGCTGGCAGTTCATCAATCCCGCCAACCACACTCCTTACCTGATTCCTGACAACGCCGAGCCCGTGAAAAACGCTGCCGGCGTGGTAGTGCGCGAGTACACCGCCTGGAACAAGCATGGCTTGGGTGGCGTGCTGGGTGGCGCGGCCATCGTGTTCTTCGCCTTCATCGGGTTTGATGCCGTGAGCACTGCGGCCCAGGAAGCCAAAAACCCCAAGCGCGACATGCCTATCGGTATTCTCGGCTCGCTGGCCGTGTGCACCGTGCTCTACATCCTGTTCGGCCACGTGCTGACGGGCGTTGCCAACTGGCGCGAATTTGCCGACCCAGCTTTGGGCGGCGAGGCGTCCGTGACGTACGCCATCAAGGCGCACATGCCCGGCTACGAGTGGCTGGGTACGGCCGTGACGGTGGCCATTCTGCTCGGTTTCTCGTCGGTAATCCTGGTGATGCTGATGGGCCAGAGCCGCGTGTTCTTCTCGATGGCCAAAGACGGCCTGATGCCGAAAGCCTTCTCCGAGCTGCACCCGCGCTTCAACACGCCCTACAAGTCGAACCTGGCGCTGCTGGTGTTTGTGGGTGGCTTTGCCGCCTTCGTGCCCGGCTCGCTGGCCGGCGACCTGACCTCGTTCGGTACGCTGCTGGCCTTCGTGCTGGTGTCGGCCGGCATCTGGATCATGCGCCGCTCCGACCCCGCGCAGCACCGTCCATTCCGGGCGCCGCTGTCGTCGCCGTCGTTCCCCTTCGTGCCTGTAATGGGCGTGCTGGTGTGCACGAGCATGATTCTGGCCCTCGACTCGTTCACGCTGCAGGTGGCCCTGGGCTGGATGATTCTCGGCTTCATCGTGTACTTCCTCTACGGCAAGCGCAACTCCATGCTGCAGAAAGGCATCGTGGTAATGCCCACCGAAATGGAAGAGCAAGCCTTCATCGAGCCCGACAAAGACAACCGGTAACCTCGCAGTTGTAAACTAGAAAAGCCCGTCCGGATACGTATCCGGACGGGCTTTTTTTGTGCGGGTTGAGTAGGTGGGCCGGCTACTTTTTGGCGCTGGCCGAAGCGGCCTTCACCTCGCTCTGCAGCTTGAGCACCCGGTCGCC from Hymenobacter canadensis harbors:
- a CDS encoding amino acid permease; its protein translation is MANIFAKKPLAQLLGEANSTGHGTLKRTLGAGNLVALGVGAIIGAGLFVRTAAAAAQASGPGVTLAFIVAAIGCVFAGLCYAEFAAMIPIAGSAYTYAYTTMGEFVAWIIGWALIMEYALGAATVSIAWSEYLNKLLEVFGTSIPYSLSHSPFESAVVDGVMQHGIINLPALLVIVALSLLLIKGTQESAMFNAVVVFLKVAIVLVFIAVGWQFINPANHTPYLIPDNAEPVKNAAGVVVREYTAWNKHGLGGVLGGAAIVFFAFIGFDAVSTAAQEAKNPKRDMPIGILGSLAVCTVLYILFGHVLTGVANWREFADPALGGEASVTYAIKAHMPGYEWLGTAVTVAILLGFSSVILVMLMGQSRVFFSMAKDGLMPKAFSELHPRFNTPYKSNLALLVFVGGFAAFVPGSLAGDLTSFGTLLAFVLVSAGIWIMRRSDPAQHRPFRAPLSSPSFPFVPVMGVLVCTSMILALDSFTLQVALGWMILGFIVYFLYGKRNSMLQKGIVVMPTEMEEQAFIEPDKDNR